The Selenomonas sp. AB3002 sequence GTGAATGTATTCCGCAACAAACAGCTGCCCCTGCCCCTCAATCAATATGTGCTGCTCATGTTCATAAATACAGAAGGAGCCATCACCAACAGCAGCGCCAGCGAGATGCTGAAGATTTCCAAGCAGCAGATGAGCACCGTGGCCGAGCGGCTCCTTGAGCAAGGCTATATCAGCAAGAACACCGACTGCCGCGACCGCAGGCGCTGCCTGCTGGAGCTGACGGAAAAGGGCAGGGAGATCATCAGGCAGCAGAACGAATACGTGCGGAAAAAATTTGAAGACAGACTGCAAAAGCTCTCCGGAGAAGAACAGCAGCAGCTCTCAGAAGCTATCAACTGCCTGAAAAACTCCATCGACCGCATGTTTTCCTAAAAAAAGAACCGGACTACCTGGGAAACCTGGTACTCCGGTTCTTTTTTCATCCTCCAAGCAGGCTCAAAGGTCAATCACCTCAAGGTCATCCGGCACGAAAATCTTACCGCCGTAGTACTTCGCCGCCTCTGTGCTGTAATCCTGCTTGCGTGTGGCTATATGTTTATCTTCCGTATGATAGAGCACCAGATTCCTGACTTTTAATTCTTCAGCCAGTTCGCTGGCCTCCTTCACGGTGCTGTGGTTCTTTTCATAGGGCTTGAAGACTTCCCTATCCTCATAGCGGCAGAAAGCCTCCGCCAGCAGCCAATCAGCCCCTGCCGCATACTCCCTGTCATGCTCATTGTAAGGCTCATCCCCCAGGCAGACGAACTTCATGCCATCGGGGAAAACCAGCCGGTAGCCAAACTGCTTGGCCTTGGTAGAGCAGATATCAAAGGCGGTGAGATTGGCAAAGGGCAGCTCCACGCTTTCCCCGTCCTGCACCTCATGCACCAGGATATCCGTCCCCACCCTGGCAAAATCCTTCTTCTTCAAGGTCATCTTCGTCATGGTGATGAGCATGTCCTTCACCACATCATGGCAATAAATGTGAAACTGCCCCTCGTACTTGCCCTTGTTCATCAGGTCAGCCACCTTGCGCATGACCCAGATGACCCCCAGCACATGATCAGTATGGCCGTGGGTCACAAACATGTGGTGGCAGTCACCGAATTTGAAGGGAGTCTCCTCCAGCTGGCGCAGGATGCCATTGCCGCCCCCCGCATCAGTCAGGAACAGCCCCTGCTCCGTCTCCAGATAAAAGCAGGTATTGAAGCACTTGGTAGCCATGGCAAAGCCAGTCCCCAAAACATACATCTTCCGCACAAAAACGCCCCCTCTAATCGCACCAAAGACTCATGCAACCGGCCCCCAAGGATGGGGGCCAAAGGGCCTTTGAATTCAGGATGAATTCAGGCCCAAAGGTTTTCTTTTGGTACTTTTCTTTGCATCAAAGAAAAGTACAAGCCGCCCCCTTACTTCTCAACTAAAAGGCACTCACCCTCACCAGAGAGTCTGTAATCCTCCATGCCCACCGGCAGGAAAACCGTCTCCCCCTTGGCAAGCTCAGTATCCTTGCCGCCGCAGACCAGCTTCAAACTGCCGGACAGCACCGTCAAAGACTGGAAAGACTCCCCGGGAGCCTTGAAATCCGCCTCACCATCAACCTCCAGATGATAAGTCGTGAAATAATCGCACTTAGCCAGCAGCGACACCCTGCACCCTTTCAGCAGGTCAATTTCTGCCAAGGGCCTCGTATTTAGCGGCAGCGGTTTCCTCCTGGTCACTGCCAAGGCCTTGCCGATATGCAGGGGCCTAGACTTGCCGTCTGCCCCCACTCTGCCGTAATCGTAGACGCGATAAGTGGAATTGGAGCTCTGCTGCACCTCGCAGATGAGAATGCCTGCCCCGATAGCATGCAGTGTCCCCGCCTCGATGAAGAACACATCCCCCTTGTGCACCGGCACCTGGCGGCAGACCTCCAGCAGGGTGTCCTCCTCAATGCGGTTCCTGAACTCCTCCTTGGAAATCTCCTTCTCAAAGCCGTAGATGAGCTTCGCTCCAGGCTCGGCATCCAGCACATACCACATCTCCGTCTTGCCCTGCTCACCTTCCACCCGCTGGGCGTATTCATTGTCCGGATGCACCTGCACAGAAAGGCTGTCCCTGGCATCGATGAACTTGATCAGCAGGGGGAATTCCGCCAGCCCCTGACATTTCGGCCCCAGGATCTGCTGCCCCTGTCGCTCAATGTATTCCCTCAGAGTCAGGCCCTTGTCCTCCCCCTCGGCAATGATGCTCTCTCCGTCCTTGTGGCAGGAAAGCTCCCAGCTCTCCGCCACCTTCTCCATCTCCGAGGCCTTGCCGTACTCCTCCCGCAGGCGGTTGCCCCCCCAAAGATAGTCTTTAAGCGGTGCCTGCAGCTTAACAGGATAAAGCATATATCTTCCTCCCCTTCATAATCTAGTCACATTTTAGCACAAATTACAGACAACAAAAAGAGGTGGAAGCTGTGATTATCTTCCACCTCTAAATATGCAATTTCAGCCCTTCCATTTAGCCAAGGCTGCCCTGGCGGCCTGCTGCTCTGCCGCTTTCTTGCTGCGGCCGGAGCCTTCGCCGTAGGGCACGCCGTCCACCAGCACCCGGCTGGTGAAGATCCTTTCGTGAGGGGGGCCGGACTCGCCTGCTTCTTCGTAGGTTATGACCTTTTCCGGGTCCTTGTGTACCAGTTCCTGGAAAGTGGTCTTGTAGTCCGTCAGGATCTCCCCTACCCGGCTGGCCTGCTGGAATTCATGGGAAAGCTGCCTCACCACGTAGTCTTGGGCAGTCTCCCAGCCCTGGTCCTCATAGATGGCGCCGATAACGGCCTCGAAGGCATCCTCCAGATTGGTCTGGCGGTTGCGGCCGCCGCCCATTTCCTCCCCCCGGCCCAAGAGCAGATGCTCACCCAGCTTCAGGTCTTTGGCCAGGCGGGCCAGAGTCTCCGAGCGCACAATGCTGGCCCGGATCTTGGTAAGCTCGCCCTCGGGAAGGTTTTTGAAATGACCATACAGATAAGTGCTGGAGGCAAGCTCCAGCACTGCGTCCCCTAAGAATTCGAGACGTTCATTATGGTCAGTCTTCCTTTTCGCCTCATTGGCGTAGGAGGTATGGGTGAGTGCCCGGTCCAGCAGGGCAAGGTTCCTGAACTTCACGCCCAGGCTCCCCGCCAGCTTTTCCAGTTCCTCACGCCTTTCCTCAGAAAGGAATTCAGACATATCTGTTCCTCTTGCTTACTCAGCGTACTTCTTCAGCAGCAGGCAGGCATTGTGGCCGCCGAAGCCGAAGGAGTTGGACATAGCTGCGCGCACGGTCTTGGCCCTGGCCTTGTTCGGCACATAGTCAAGATCCAGTCCCTCGTCCTGAGTCTCATAGTTCATGGTGGGAGGCATCATATCATTTTCCACAGTCAGGGCAGTGGCAATAGCCTCCACGCCGCCGGCAGCACCCAGCAGATGGCCGGTCATGGACTTGATGGAGGACACGGAAACCTCCTTGGCAGCCTCGCCCCAAACAGCCTTGATAGCCTCGCTCTCACCCTCGTCATTCAGGTGGGTGGAGGTGCCATGGGCGTTCACATAGTCAACCTCGCTGGCCTTCATGCCTGCATCATCCAGAGCCAGCTGCATGCACTTGGCCTGATAGGTGCCATGGGGAGCAGGGCTGGTCATGTGATAAGCGTCGGAGTTGGCGCCATAGCCAATCACCTCGGCGTAGATATGAGCGCCGCGGGCCTTGGCGTGCTCCAGGCTCTCCAGCATCACAATGCCTGCGCCCTCGCCCATGACGAAACCGCTGCGGTTCTTGTCGAAGGGACGGGAAGCATGAGCAGGATCATCGTTGTGATTCATGCAGAGGGCCTTCATGGCAGCGAAACCTGCCACAGCAGCGGGAGAAATGCAGGCCTCGGTGCCGCCAGCCAGCATGGCATCAGCATCGCCGCGCTGAATCACGCGGAAGGCATCACCGATGCAGTTGGTGCCCGTAGCGCAAGCCGTCACCACGCACTCAGAGGGGCCGTGGAGGCCGAACTGGATAGCCACATGGCCGGTGGCCAGGTTGGCAATCATCATGGGGATGAAGAAGGGGCTGATGCGGGAAGGACCCTTGGCAAAGAGCTTCTCGTACTGGCTGTGCATGGTCTCGATGCCGCCGATGCCAGCGCCGATGTAAGTGCCGATGCGGTCACGATCTGCTTTCTCAAGATCAATCCCGGAATCCTCAATGGCCAGCTTGGCTGCAGCCACAGCGAACTGGGCATAGCGGTCCATGCGCTTGGACTCCTTCTTGTCGATGTAATCAGCGGGATCGAAATCCTTCACCTCGCCGGCGATCTGGGCGCCGTACTCGGAAGCATCGAAACGGGTGATCTTCTCAATGCCGTTCTTGCCCTCCAGGAGTCCCTTCCAGAATTCGTCCTTGCCGATGCCGATAGGGGTGACGGCACCAAGGCCGGTGATAACTACGCGATTCTTCACAACAAATCTCCTCTCGCAATTGAAACCGTTCTCAAAAAACTTCAAACAAGGTTCCTAATCAACAGAATAGGGCGCGCAGAGCACGCCCCCCATTTCCTCTTAGATTGCCGCTACCTCAGCCTTGAGCTGCTCAAAGATATCATGCACGCTCATGATGCTCTTGATAGTGGGCAGACGCTCTCCCGTAAAGACCAGCCCCGTCTCCACATCGCCCTGCTGAGCCCTGATCAGGGAGCGGATGATGCAGAAATTGTGCTTGCAGGCCTTCAGGCAGGCATCACAAACCGTCGGCGGCACGGGCCCTTCCAGCACCTTGGCGGTGAAGGGAGTGCGCACGGCGCGCCCAGGAAGTCCCACAGGACTGTGGATGACCACTACGTCCTCGGGCTTGGATTTCAGATAATATTCCTTCAGGGCCGGTGCGCCATTGGCCTCCTCAGAAGCCGCAAAGCGGGACCCCATCTGGACGCCATTGGCACCCATGTTTATCAAATCAACGACATCCTGACCGGAAAGGACACCGCCGGCTGCAATCACCGGCAGCTTCACAGCTGCACGTATATCCGGGATAAGGTCCCTCACAGAGGTGTCCGTTCCCAGGTGGCCGCCAGCCTCCTTGCCCTCTACCACAATAGCAGTAGCGCCAAGACGCTCGGAAATCTTTGCCAATTTAACTGACGATACAATCGGTACGATAGGCGTGCCGGATTCCTTGCCCAGGCCGAACATATCACGGGAGAACCCCGCACCAGCTACCACAAGGTCAATGCCCTCATCGATGGCAGTCTTCACTACCTCTGCAAAGTCGCGGGCAGCCACCATGATATTGATGCCGATAATGCCTTTGGTAAGGGAACGAGCCAGTCTTATCTCGTAGCGCAGTTCGTCATGGGACATTCCGGATGCAGCAATGAGCCCAATGCCACCCTCGTTAGCTACCGCAGCAGCCAGACGAGCCGTTGACAGACGAATCGCCATTCCTCCTTGGATAATAGGCATTTTTGCGATTTTCGTGCCAATTTTCAGCTCTGGAAGCTTCAATGTTACTCCTCCAATCAATCTCCCCTCTTGACAAAATCCCGCGAAACTGAAGTTCACGGGATTTTTCAAAAGGTAAGACGCCCAAAACTATTGTCAGTCTTTGTTCTGGTCGATGTAGGTAACTACATCCTGAACAGTCTTGATCTTCTCAGCAGCCTCGTCAGGAATCTCGATGTTGAATTCCTCCTCGAAAGCCATGATCAGCTCCACGATATCCAGGGAATCAGCACCAAGATCATCGATGAACGTAGACTCGATTGCTACCTCATCAGCCTCAACACCCAGCTGCTCAACCACGATATCTCTTACTTTATCGAAAGTAGACATGAAGTTTCACCTCCTTAAATTGGTGTACTTGCAAAAGTACCTAATATAGATAATATCACATTACCATGCCACCGTCTACATTGACGATCTGGCCTGTGATATAAGCTGCATTTTCGCTCACCAGGAAGAGGACAGCATTTGCCACATCCTCAGGCTGGCCTTCCTTCTTCATGGGGATAGTGCCCAGGACAGCTTCCTTGGCCTTCTCATTCATAGCGTCAGTCATGTCCGTGGCTATGAAGCCCGGAGCCACCATGTTCACGGTGATGCCGCGGGAAGCAAGCTCCTTGGCGGCAGACTTGGAGAAGCCGATAACGCCAGCCTTGGAAGCTGCATAGTTGGTCTGACCGGCGTTGCCGGTAAGGCCTACCACGGAAGCCATATTCACGATGCGTCCGCTGCGCTTCTTCATCATGAGCTTGGCCACAGCCTTGGTGCAGTAGAAAACACCCTTCAGATTGATGTCCACCACAGCCTCGAAGTCCTCGTCCTTCATACGGGCCAGCAGGCCGTCACGGGTAATGCCGGCGTTGTTCACCAGGATATCGATGGTGCCGAAAGCCTCAACGACCTTCCCGACCATGGCTTCCACAGCGTCCTTGTCAGCCACGTTAGCCTGCACCAGGATGGCCTCGCCACCCATCTTCTCAATCTCAGCCTTGACTTCTTCGGCCTTGGCCTGGCTGCCGGAGTAATTCACAGCAACCTTGGCGCCCTCGGCGGCCAGCTTCAGGGCCACAGCCCTGCCGATGCCCCGGGAAGCACCTGTAACAAGCGCAACCTTTCCGTCTAAAAGCATATTAGCGGACCTCCTTGAAATAGTCAAGCGTTTTTTGCAGGGACTCCATATTTTCTACGTTGAGGCTCTGGATAGCCTTGTCAATACGGCGGTTGAAGCCGCAGAGAGTCTTGCCGGGGCCTGCCTCCACAAAGGTGTCGGCGCCGAATTCCTGCATGGTCTTGACGCAGTCAATCCACTTCACAGGATTATCTGCCTGCTTCACCAGGTTCTCCTTGATCTCCTCAGCCTTGGTCTGGAGCTTGCCCGTATAGTTTGCCACTACCGGGAAAGCCGCATCATGGAGAGCTACCTTGTCAAGCTCTGCGGAGAGCTTCTCAGCAGCAGGCTTCATGAGCGTGCTGTGGAAAGGTGCAGAGACAGGCAGGATTACGGCCTTCTTGGCACCAGCTTCCTTCAGGGCCTCCACGGCTGCCTCAACACCTGCAGTGGTGCCGGCAATGACCGTCTGGCCCGGGCAGTTGAAATTCACGGCCTGCACTGCACCCTTGGCTGCCGTTGCCTTCTCGCAGGCGTCCACGATGACCTCATCAGAAAGGCCGATGATGGCAGCCATGCCGCCCTCGCCTACAGGTACAGCCTCCTGCATGAACTGGCCGCGCTTGTGCACCAGTACCACTGCATCCTGGAAGGACAGCACGCCTGCTGCCACCAGGGCGGAATACTCGCCCAGGCTGTGGCCGCCAGCCACCTCGGGCTGAATGCCATTTTCCTTCAATACTTCATTGGCAATGACGCTCATGGTGAGGATAGCAGGCTGGGTATTGGCCGTGAGCTTCAGGTCCTCTGCAGGACCCTCAAAGCACATATTCATAATGGAATAACCAAGAGCTTCGTCTGCTTCCTTAAAAATCTTCTTGGCTACATCATAATTATCATAGAAATCCTTGCCCATGCCGACAGCCTGGGCACCCTGACCGGGGAATACAAATGCCAGTTTATTCAAAGCAATGCCTCCTAGAAAGATAAGCAGGAAACTTCTTATTGCAATAACCTATTACTTGCAGGTTTCCTCAATGCCAGTGATGACCTTGGGCAGGCCGTTCACGATATCTTCAATGATGGTCTTGACAGGCTTGATGTCATTCAGCATGCCGGAAATCTCGCCAATCATGACAGAACCGTTCTCCACGTCACCTTCATGGGTAGCGCGGCGCAGGCTGCCTGCACCCAGCTTCTCAAGTTCTTCAGCAGGTGCCTGGGCGGCCTCCATCTCCTCGTACTTGCGGGAAAGCTTGTTGGCCAGCACCCGGGCAGGATGGCCCAAAGAGCGGCCGGTGACCACAGTGGAGCGGTCCTTGGCCTTCAGCACCATCTTCTTGTAATTCTCATGGGCAATGCACTCCTCAGAGAGGACAAAGCGGGAGCCCATCTGCACAGCCTGTGCCCCCAGGGCAAAGGCTGCTGCCATGCCGCGGGAGTCGCCGATGCCGCCTGCACCGATGACAGGCACGTCCACGGCATCCACCACCTGGGGCAGGAGCGCCATGGTGGTGATTTCACCGATATGGCCGCCGGACTCAGTGCCCTCAGCGATGACAGCATCAGCACCGATGCGGGTCAGGCGCTTGGCCAGAGCCACAGAAGCCACCACGGGGATGACCTTGGTGCCGATTTCCTTCAGGGCGGGCAGATACTCGCCGGGATTGCCAGCGCCAGTGGTGACCACGGCCACGCGCTCGTCGATGACCACCTGCATGACCTCCTTGACAAAGGGGCTCATGAGCATGATGTTCACGCCGAAGGGCTTGTCCGTCCAACCCTTGCACTTCTGGATCTCAGCCCGGAGGATGTCAGGCGGCATATGGCCTGCACCAATAATGCCCAGGCCGCCGGCATTGGATACTGCCGAAGCCAGCTCAGCCGTGCCGATCCAGGCCATACCACCCTGGAAAATCGGGTACTTTATGTTGAGTAGCTTACAAATCGCATTGTTTTCAAACATCAATCATTATCCTCCTTAGAGCCGTCAGTGACCAGCTGCTCCTCTTCCTGGAGTGCCTCCTGGATATGGGTGAGGACGCTCCCTTCCACATAGTCTTTCGCCACGCCGATGGCGCTGCAGATGGCCTTCGCATTGGATGAGCCGTGGCTGATAAGGCAGCAGCCGTTAACGCCAAGGAGGGGCGCGCCGCCGTACTCGCTGGCATCCAGTTTCTTGCCCAGCTTCTTCAGAGTGGGCATCAGCAGGAGTGCTCCCAGCTTCGGCAGTATGCCTCCTTCTTTCACGGCATCCTTAATCAGCTTCATAATGGTCTTTGCCAGACCCTCACCAAATTTTAGCACAACATTGCCAACAAATCCATCACAAATTACGACGTCGAAATTCCCCTTGGGAATATCCCTGCCTTCTGCGTTGCCCTGGAAGTTGATGGTGTGCATGGTCTTCAGTATCTGGTAAGTAGCCTTGGCCTGCTCGTTGCCCTTGGTTTCCTCCTCGCCGATATTCAGGAGGCCCACCCGGGGGCTCTTCCTGCCGAAAACATATTCGGCATAGATGGAACCCATGATGCCGCTCTGCACCAGATGCTCCGGCTTGGAATCAACATTAGCGCCGGAGTCCAGCAGGAGAGTCACCCCCTTGGGGGTTGGCATGGGAGTGGCAATGGTAGGACGGCCTATGCCCTTGATGCGGCGAAGGATCAGCTGGGCTGCCGTCACAGCTGCCCCGGTGCTGCCTGCGGAAAGTACCGCATCACAGACGCCGTCCTTCACCAACCTGGTAGCCACCACTACTGAGGAATCTTTCTTTGTGCGCACAGCGTCAGCAGGATGTTCATCCATCCCGATGACCTGTGTGGTGTGATGAATAGTGATGCCCAGTTTCTCCCAGCCATCTTCTCTTTTCAATACCTCACGAATCTGAGGCTCATCTCCCACCAGTACGATCTCACAGCCATATTTTTTTGCTGCCCTGACTGCACCAAATACAATCTGTTCCGGCGCATAGTCTCCGCCCATGGCATCGACTGCAATCTTCACGCTGCCGCCTCCTAGTAAATTAATAAATCCAACCCAAGACTATTCAATCTTCAGCCCATGGATGGGCGTTCTGCGGCCGTCCGATTTTACGGACGAAATCGCGGCCGCTGTTTCTTTTGGTTCGTTTTCTTTGCGTCAAAGAAAATGAACAACCGAAACAAAACAAAGAGGGCAATCTTATTCTCCCCAAGATACCATAATAAACTTGGCTCGAAAAACCTCTTGCGTCTCATTGCGGGTCTTCACCCAGACAAAATACTTATTGCCCCGCACCCTTACGATCTCTGCCTTGGCAATAAGTTTTTCGCCCACATGCACAGGCACCTTGTACTTGACGTTGGCCACTCCCGTCACTGCCATAGGCGCATCAATCACCGCTATGGCCAGGGAATTGGCCTGTGAGAACATGTATTGCCCCTTGGCAATCTGCGTCTTGGCGAAAACCATATCCTCAGTGATGCGCAGGAGAGAAATCCCCGAATGACCCAGTTCCAGGTCGATAAGCTCGCCTACCACTTCACCGCTTCTGAGCGCCTTCACCTTGTTCTGAGCCGTTTCCGCCATCTTGCGGATACGCCCCCTGAGTTCCGGGATGCCCAGCTCCAGCCTGTCCAGCCTGATGGTCTGGACACTGACGTCCAGATTCTTGGCCAGCTCCTCATCAGTGAGGAAAGGCTTGTCCTTCACCTGAGCCAGCAAAAGCTGCTGCCTCTCCTTCTTCTTCACCCGTGCCATGTTCTCACCTCCTTTTAGTACCTGCTGCTACTATCTCATATAATGGACTATTATAAAGGGTATGTCTTAAAAATGCAAGGGTCATGTGTCATGAAAATAAAGTTGTTCGACTGTACATTCTTGGTGGACAGACTTAATATTGTTATACTTACGATCAGTTTTTTCATATAGGAGAATTGCGTTTCTAGCAGATCTTACCTCCACCGCTTGCGGGGGAGGGGGACCGGCGAAGCCGGTGGAAGGGGGAATCGAAGTCGTAACGTTACCCTCACACCCCTTCCACCGCCTAACGGCGGTCCCCCTTCCCCGTTTCACGGGGCAGGTAAGACCTACGATTTACGAAACAATTCTAAAATCAGCTATTCTCGCGCACATGAAAAAAGAGCAGAACCTCGCGGTTCTGCTCTATATAGCCTTACTCAGCGGCTGCGATGACCTCTTTGCCATCATAGTAGCCACACTCAGTGCACACATGATGCGGCATCTTGGGCTCGTGGCACTGGGGGCAGGAAACGAAACCAGGGGCCTCCAGCTTCCAGTTGGCACGGCGGCTGTCACGACGAGCCTTGGACATTTTACGCTTTGGAACTGCCATGTCGGATACACCTCCTTCAAGGTACTTCTATCAGTCTTCCTTATTTATCAGTTGCTGTAATGCTGCCAGGCGGGGATCCGGGACGAAGCGGTCGCAGCCGCAGTCGCCTTCATTGAGGTCAGCCCCGCACACCGGGCAAAGGCCCTTGCAGTCGGGCCGGCAAAGATTGCTGAGGGACTGGGCTGCCAGGACGGTATCCCGAATCATATCCGTGATATCAACATAGTCCCCATCCACCATCAGGCCTTCAGGGTTCTCTTCCCCAGCTTTCTGGAATTCCTCCTCAAAGCTGAGAACCTGCTCTTCCTCACAGTCCTTCAGGCAGCGGTCACAGGCAAAAGCCTTGACCGCCTTGATTTCCCCAAAAACACGATAACAGACGCCCGTATAGACCAGGCTGCCCCGGACACTGATTTCTCCCACAAAGGAAAAATCCTCCCCCGTTGCCCCCAGATCTTCTGCGGTCGTCTGATAGGCGAAGGGAATCTCCTGTCCCAGGCTCCCTGCCGCCTCAGCAATACTCATTTTCATCATTTCAGCATCAACCTCAGATATTATAATACTTTAGACCAGTTTTTGCAACAAAAAGATAACTGTAACTTCAGCCCATGGCAAGCTAGTCTCCCAGCCTTGCTTCAAAGGCGCGCATAGCTTCCTGCTGCACAAGTTTCAGCGGCACTTTCTTCTCTCTGGCCGCCCGGCAACAGTCCTCATACTCAGGAGCCACATTGATGAGATGGCCGCCATAAGCACTGACCTTGCAGGTAATATCCCCATATTTGGTATCCACTTTGGCCAGATGGCGGTCAGCTTCCAGCCTTTCTTCAATACGCCGCACCCTGATGCCGATGCTGGTGGTTTCCCTGAAGATAATACTGGCACAAGCGTCCTTCTTATCCTCGCTTGCCAGCACAGAGAGCATCTGCCCCGGGCGGTTTTTCTTCATATAGATAGGAGTCGTCCACACATCCCTGGCCCCGGCCTCAAAAAGCCTGTCATAGAGATAGCCATAAATTTGGGGATTCATGTCATCAATATTGGTTTCCAATAGCAGAAGATTATCTGCTGCCCTGACCTCTTCCTGCATGAATATCGCCTCCCGGCATGAGCCTGTGCCCTTATTCTTCGATAGGCTGGGGAGCCGCAGCCGGATGATTGTTCACCGGATGGGGCTGGTTCATCTGGCTCTTGGCCTGCTGCAGCACCGTCAAAGCCTGCTGCAGGCCAGCCTCAGCCTGACGCACACCCTGGAAGGTGCTGCTGACATGGGCTATGAGCTGGTCAAAAACCTGATTGGCATAGCTGTCGGCATCACTCTGCAGCTGGGTGGCATTGGCCTGGGTGCGCTCCATGATCTCCCTGGCCTGGGACTGAGCCTGCTCCATAAGGGTGCGGGCCTTTTCCTGGCTCTCCGTCACCGTGGCTTCGGCCTGGCTGCGGGCTTCGGCCATGATTCTTTCTGCCTCGCCACGGGAGTTCCTGATGATTTCCTGCTCATCCGTGATGCGCTGGGCGTATTTCTTGGCCTCTTCCACAATGCGTTCAGCTTCCTTCTGAGCTTCCTCAAGTATGGCATTCTTATTGGCCTTGATGGCATTTGATTCTTCCAGCTCGCTGGAAACGTCATGGCGCAGCTCGTCCACATAATGGATCAGGTCGCCATCACTGACCATGGTCTTTTCCGTGAAAGGCACGCGACGGGCCCCAACCACCAGATTCTCTATCCTATCCAATGATTCAAAAACTGACATAAATATTGCTCCCTTTCTTTTCCCTAATTATATCCATCTGTCACTCTGTACAACCAGTCAGAAACTGTATTTCAGAAATCACATCTTTTCGTGATGCTCCAGAATAGCCCGCTCCACACAATCTGGCACCAGGCCGTGTATCTCTCCGCCGAAATGCACCAGTTCCCTTATCCCTGAAGAACTGACAAAAGAGTATTCCGGGCGGGTAAGCAGGAACACCGTATCAAGCTTCTTGTCCAGATGCCTCAGCATATAGGCTTCATTCTGCTCATATTCCAAATCCTTCACGGAGCGTACTCCCCGGACGATGATATGGGCGTCGTGCTCCTCCATGTATTTGGTCACCAGCCCCGAGAAGGAATCCACCTTCACATTGGGCAGGTGTCTGACAGCTTCCTCAATCAGCGCAACGCGCTGTTCCACTGGCAGGAAAGGGTTTTTAAGCATATTGTTGAAGACGCAGACAATAAGCTCATCAAACATGACACTGGCCCGCTCAAATATATCAATGTGGCCGTTGGTCACCGGGTCAAAGCTCCCGGAGCAGATGGCTCTCTTCATTCTCCTGCCTCCTCACAAGCTGCCAGATAATCTTTTCGCTGGAAGAAACTCAGCTGGGTGGTGTGCCCATAGCGCTTATTCAGCACCAGCTGGAGCTTCTCCAACTGCGGGTACTTATTTTCATCAGCCCCGTGCTCCACCACCAGTATGCCCTCATAGGCAAGCACATCATTTTCATCCAGGACCTCCAGCGCCCTTTCCCATAGCCCCCTATGATAAGGAGGGTCACAAAAGATCAGGCTGAAGCTGCGGCCGGCGGCAGAGAGGCGGCTGAGGGCGCTGTACACA is a genomic window containing:
- the rsmD gene encoding 16S rRNA (guanine(966)-N(2))-methyltransferase RsmD, which translates into the protein MRIITGSARGAKLKTPKGQDTRPTADRVKESLFNILGRMIEGRTVLDIFAGTGSLGLEALSRGAEGAVLVDKATAGLISENARHTRLADRAEVMGCDVYSALSRLSAAGRSFSLIFCDPPYHRGLWERALEVLDENDVLAYEGILVVEHGADENKYPQLEKLQLVLNKRYGHTTQLSFFQRKDYLAACEEAGE